In one Bactrocera tryoni isolate S06 chromosome 5, CSIRO_BtryS06_freeze2, whole genome shotgun sequence genomic region, the following are encoded:
- the LOC120777130 gene encoding uncharacterized protein LOC120777130, whose protein sequence is MESPLLKRKTGKNFTRQEEDALVELVDEQRHVLENKRSDAVTWKQKEEGPFPIFGVGSCPVIVLKRCRRSSDCTDEHTCDTAALAKLFILAIQWYWQNFDTSTPEREKFIVHTEDITDADELNQENVKNVDHEEEQWSSWTPNALRSKKTSKLLIDCPGTRKRNLEEEKIKLTVLQQQFYADENTRAQEKHEQELIALKLENELMQLEILKKKPN, encoded by the exons aTGGAAAGCCCACTGCTAAAAAGAAAAACAGGAAAGAACTTCACTCGCCAAGAAGAGGATGCATTAGTGGAGTTGGTGGATGAACAACGACATGTTCTGGAGAATAAAAGATCCGATGCTGTCACATGGAAACAGAAAGAGGAGGGTCCTTTCCCCATATTCGGAGTTGGATCGTGTCCAGTAATTGTTTTGAAGCGCTGCCGAAGGTCTTCCGACTGCACTGATGAACACACCTGTGATACAGCGGCACTTGCAAAACTCTTTATACTGGCGATACAGTGGTACTGGCAAAACT ttgATACTAGTACTCCGGAAAGGGAAAAATTCATTGTCCACACTGAGGATATAACTGATGCCGACGAGCTCAACCAg gAAAATGTGAAGAACGTTGATCACGAAGAAGAACAGTGGTCTTCTTGGACACCTAACGCACTGAGAAGTAAAAAAACGTCCAAACTTTTGATTGACTGTCCTGGCACCCGCAAGAGAAATTTGgaggaagaaaaaattaagttgacagttttacaacaacaattttatgcAGATGAAAATACCCGGGCTCAGGAAAAACATGAGCAAGAATTAATTGCGCTTAAATTGGAAAATGAGCTAATGCAAttagaaatcttaaaaaaaaaaccaaattag